A window from bacterium encodes these proteins:
- a CDS encoding response regulator — protein MQKRILFVDNEPSVLDDWKFNLEQKGYLVFPAGSPDEAKEWLKKERIHLAVIDLKLCDHSNKDDQSGLELAEEIDPLIPKIILTGFSSPETQRMALSPRYGGIAFDYIPKMEPPSILIETIEEAFNKEIKINFNLKVRLEEKLSSGTHLEDEKAFEFLLDAIKVKDEGEKERLKEELGEVFKKLFYSAEKITISPLSSRGYSKTGVVLVEPGRVNEGIFASRIVKFGPRKDIERESKNYNEHVKPFLQLRPTEIEEPSYTQNLGGMIYTLAGSRNPKTICNFREYYGNSKVEDIKTTLKELFKETCGMWYQNRGNKIDMELSEHYKKQLGCDQKKLDDALKKIFSEYKGKHLINFPGLNKDFLNPVVWIKDKDFHLSTFSCRTHGDLNGKNILVDEDKHPWLIDFFRTGYGHILRDFVELEADIKFNYLETSNIETLYEFEKSLVSPEQFDEPYSFKSPIEELNKAFAIIQDLRSLAHSFVQPCNDIYEYYIGLLYHTINMIRYPNIKKERLRHALLSSSLICEKLDKK, from the coding sequence ATGCAGAAAAGAATCTTGTTTGTTGATAATGAACCCTCAGTATTGGATGACTGGAAGTTCAATCTTGAACAAAAAGGGTATTTGGTCTTTCCAGCAGGGAGTCCAGATGAGGCAAAGGAATGGTTAAAAAAGGAACGCATCCATTTAGCAGTGATTGATTTGAAACTTTGTGACCATAGTAATAAGGATGATCAAAGTGGTCTAGAACTTGCGGAGGAGATTGATCCACTTATACCAAAGATTATCCTGACAGGGTTCAGTAGTCCCGAAACGCAACGAATGGCCTTAAGTCCTCGCTATGGAGGAATTGCATTTGATTATATTCCAAAAATGGAACCTCCTTCAATTTTGATAGAGACAATCGAAGAAGCTTTCAATAAGGAGATAAAGATTAATTTTAACCTTAAAGTTAGGTTGGAAGAGAAACTTTCTTCAGGTACCCATTTGGAGGATGAGAAGGCATTTGAATTTTTGCTTGATGCGATTAAAGTAAAAGATGAGGGGGAAAAAGAGAGGCTGAAAGAAGAATTGGGAGAGGTCTTTAAAAAACTGTTCTATTCGGCTGAGAAGATTACAATTTCACCTCTTTCTTCCAGAGGATATAGTAAAACAGGGGTAGTTTTGGTTGAACCAGGTCGAGTTAATGAAGGGATATTTGCCTCTCGCATTGTTAAATTTGGTCCCCGTAAAGATATTGAGAGGGAATCTAAAAATTATAATGAGCATGTAAAACCATTTCTCCAACTTCGTCCTACTGAAATTGAAGAGCCATCTTATACCCAGAATCTTGGAGGAATGATATATACCCTTGCTGGCAGTAGAAATCCTAAGACTATTTGTAACTTCAGAGAATATTATGGCAATAGCAAAGTTGAAGATATAAAGACTACCCTTAAGGAACTCTTTAAAGAGACTTGTGGGATGTGGTATCAGAATAGGGGCAATAAAATAGATATGGAACTCAGTGAACACTACAAAAAGCAATTAGGATGTGACCAGAAAAAGTTAGACGACGCCCTTAAAAAGATATTCTCAGAGTATAAAGGAAAACATCTGATTAACTTTCCTGGATTAAACAAAGACTTTCTTAACCCAGTTGTCTGGATTAAAGATAAAGACTTTCACCTTTCTACTTTTTCCTGTCGCACACATGGTGATTTGAATGGAAAGAATATCCTGGTTGATGAGGATAAACATCCATGGTTGATTGATTTTTTCAGAACGGGTTATGGACACATCTTAAGAGACTTTGTAGAATTAGAGGCTGACATTAAATTTAACTACCTTGAAACAAGCAATATAGAAACCCTATATGAATTTGAAAAATCTTTAGTTAGTCCAGAGCAATTTGATGAACCATACAGTTTTAAAAGTCCTATTGAAGAACTTAACAAAGCTTTTGCGATTATCCAGGATTTGAGAAGTCTGGCACATAGTTTTGTTCAACCATGCAACGACATTTATGAATACTATATTGGACTTCTTTACCATACAATTAATATGATTAGATACCCTAATATTAAGAAAGAACGATTAAGACATGCCCTTCTTTCAAGCTCCTTAATCTGCGAAAAACTGGATAAAAAATGA
- a CDS encoding response regulator: MKQGPRILLIDNKPWWSEFSKKVLSKHGYRVDRALDEEGALKKLDSQKYDMVVMDFYVSGTDGVTSLKRILEKHPEEKVVVVSAAPSWKEGRDVFRVGAFDYLSKSLEKTQLLKTIREGLKIKNPLSHNMRRK; encoded by the coding sequence ATGAAACAGGGGCCAAGAATTTTACTTATAGATAATAAACCTTGGTGGTCAGAGTTTTCTAAAAAGGTTTTGTCAAAACATGGCTACAGGGTAGATAGAGCTCTGGATGAGGAAGGAGCTCTAAAAAAATTGGATTCTCAGAAATATGATATGGTGGTCATGGATTTTTATGTTTCAGGCACAGACGGTGTAACCTCTCTTAAGCGAATTTTAGAGAAACATCCAGAGGAAAAAGTAGTAGTTGTTTCTGCCGCTCCTTCATGGAAGGAAGGAAGGGATGTATTCCGGGTAGGAGCTTTTGATTATCTGAGTAAATCGCTTGAGAAAACTCAATTATTAAAAACCATACGAGAAGGGCTTAAAATAAAAAACCCATTGAGTCATAATATGAGGAGGAAATGA
- a CDS encoding GAF domain-containing protein, with protein MIEKSQTQLNRRVQELEALYEIGKILVSELKLEEVLKLILQKALELTESKYGTLGMLNEEKTELTYDVIIPEGVKTPPQKIGEGITGRAAKEEKTILVSDVTAKDSGYIEVFPNMKSELAVPMMFQDKLIGVLNVESPNISAFDENNQKLLEALADFSAIAINNARLFAQTDKKLGERVKELEALQHIDETISSVLNLEKVLELILDKGFDLIRKRHKGVEIYAMIQSIDKSTGELVIKQSIGVPEDKKNERAKIGERGITGLVAGEKKSHLILDVTKEPWKEWYIEMIPAVRSELVVPLLLGKKKKLIGIFNLESPKVSAFDEDDKRLIESLSQQAVIAIHNAEQFEIQNAIYEIGKVINSTLDIKKILGLILDKGLERTGAHSGSARLLEEEREGLLIPCVRRGKEGKRAWEPIEVGEGIVGAAAKEKKTKRVSDVNKDPRYKKSLSDTQSELAVPILNQKKELIGVLNFEHPLLNAFDEDDVKFIESLSSYAGIAIQNVRYCQELKDTQEQLAAANALSWLGIVGAFWKHDVIQMAHAIRVNVDTLKKFEVSKNVLDRLNKIDSEAEAIMKVAPDLPSEEVKESVSILDVIDTAVERCRHGKKIEVDFPKPAKGLFAITASNAWLTAAFEQIIKNALRAMPDEGKLTIICREEGSKMLIEISDTGCGIPEKIASQIFKKQVSGAKGSGVGLLLAHTVFLKYGGNIELKSTTPKGTTFIIRLPIKGD; from the coding sequence ATGATAGAGAAAAGTCAAACTCAACTTAACCGAAGGGTTCAGGAGCTTGAAGCTCTCTATGAGATAGGAAAGATATTGGTCTCTGAACTCAAGTTGGAAGAAGTTCTAAAACTTATTCTTCAAAAGGCATTAGAACTTACAGAATCTAAATATGGAACATTAGGGATGTTGAATGAAGAGAAGACTGAATTAACATACGATGTAATTATCCCAGAAGGAGTAAAAACCCCCCCTCAGAAGATTGGAGAGGGGATTACTGGTAGGGCAGCCAAAGAGGAAAAAACGATTCTGGTTTCTGATGTAACGGCTAAAGATTCAGGCTACATAGAGGTCTTTCCCAATATGAAATCAGAGTTAGCCGTCCCAATGATGTTTCAAGATAAATTAATAGGTGTGCTTAATGTTGAAAGCCCTAATATTAGTGCTTTTGATGAGAATAATCAAAAACTCCTTGAGGCTTTAGCAGATTTTTCTGCAATAGCCATTAATAATGCAAGACTATTTGCCCAAACAGATAAAAAATTGGGGGAGAGAGTTAAGGAACTTGAGGCATTACAACACATTGACGAAACTATTAGTTCTGTATTAAATCTTGAGAAGGTATTGGAACTAATTTTGGATAAAGGGTTTGACCTAATTAGAAAAAGACATAAAGGTGTAGAAATTTATGCTATGATTCAGTCTATAGATAAATCTACAGGAGAGTTAGTTATCAAGCAAAGTATTGGAGTGCCTGAAGATAAAAAGAATGAAAGAGCAAAGATTGGTGAGAGAGGTATTACAGGTTTAGTTGCAGGAGAAAAGAAATCTCATTTAATACTAGATGTTACAAAAGAGCCGTGGAAAGAATGGTACATAGAAATGATTCCAGCGGTAAGATCAGAATTGGTTGTCCCCTTACTATTGGGTAAAAAGAAAAAATTGATAGGAATATTTAATCTTGAAAGCCCAAAAGTTAGTGCCTTTGATGAAGATGATAAACGTTTAATTGAATCTCTTTCTCAGCAGGCAGTAATTGCTATTCACAATGCTGAGCAATTTGAGATTCAAAATGCAATTTATGAAATTGGGAAAGTAATCAATTCAACTTTAGATATAAAGAAAATATTAGGGTTAATATTAGATAAAGGATTAGAAAGGACGGGCGCTCATTCAGGAAGTGCAAGATTGTTAGAGGAAGAAAGAGAAGGATTGTTGATACCTTGTGTTAGGAGAGGAAAAGAAGGGAAGAGGGCATGGGAACCCATAGAAGTTGGTGAGGGTATTGTAGGTGCTGCCGCAAAAGAGAAAAAGACTAAGAGAGTTTCTGATGTAAATAAAGACCCTCGCTATAAAAAGTCTCTTTCAGATACCCAGTCTGAACTGGCAGTTCCTATTTTAAACCAAAAAAAGGAATTAATCGGGGTTCTTAATTTTGAACATCCTCTCTTGAATGCCTTTGATGAAGATGATGTGAAATTTATTGAGTCACTATCATCTTATGCAGGAATTGCTATCCAAAATGTAAGATATTGCCAGGAATTAAAGGATACTCAAGAACAACTGGCGGCAGCTAATGCTTTATCCTGGTTAGGGATTGTAGGGGCATTCTGGAAACATGATGTCATTCAGATGGCTCATGCCATAAGGGTAAATGTAGATACCCTCAAAAAATTTGAAGTTTCAAAAAATGTTCTTGACAGACTTAATAAAATAGACAGTGAAGCTGAAGCGATAATGAAGGTAGCGCCTGACCTGCCATCTGAGGAGGTAAAAGAATCTGTTTCTATTCTTGATGTGATTGATACAGCAGTGGAGAGATGTAGACATGGTAAAAAAATTGAAGTTGATTTTCCAAAACCAGCAAAAGGATTATTTGCAATAACTGCCAGTAATGCCTGGTTGACGGCTGCCTTTGAACAAATAATCAAAAATGCCTTGAGGGCTATGCCAGATGAAGGAAAGTTGACTATTATTTGTAGGGAAGAAGGAAGTAAGATGTTAATAGAGATTAGTGATACCGGCTGTGGGATACCAGAAAAGATTGCATCTCAAATATTTAAAAAACAGGTTTCTGGAGCAAAGGGGAGTGGTGTTGGTTTGTTGTTGGCACATACTGTCTTTTTGAAATATGGAGGAAATATAGAATTAAAATCAACAACACCAAAGGGAACAACTTTCATCATCAGGTTGCCTATCAAAGGAGATTAG
- the gatA gene encoding Asp-tRNA(Asn)/Glu-tRNA(Gln) amidotransferase subunit GatA — translation MSELAFLTAHEIHNLLKSKEITSVEVTESVIGRIEALDSKINAYITTCFDEAIEQAKEIDKKIAKGEEIHLLAGIPVAIKDNICTKGIKTTCASKILHNFIPPYDAFVIQRLKEADAIIIGKTNMDEFAMGSSTENSCFGTTKNPWNLETVPGGSSGGSAAAIASDETILALGSDTGGSIRQPAALCGVVGFKPTYGRVSRYGLIAFASSLDQIGPITKDVTDCALLLNLICTYDKNDSTSSPIPAPDYTKSLTNDVSGIKIGIPNEYFRKEIDIEVKESIDKAIRLLEGLGAEVLEEVSLPHTDYCVAVYYLIAPAEASSNLARYDGVQYGLRVPEKELIDMYEQTRTQGFGNEVKRRIMLGTYALSAGYRDKYYLKAQKVRTLIKQDFEEVFKRCDVIITPTSPTPAFKIGSRVSDPIQMYLSDILTISANLAGIPGISIPCGWAQEGLPIGLQILAPLFGEEKLLQVAYTFEQNTEHHLKKPPLKKD, via the coding sequence TTGAGTGAATTAGCATTTCTAACAGCGCATGAAATCCATAACCTGCTTAAATCCAAAGAAATTACATCAGTGGAAGTAACAGAGTCTGTCATTGGTAGAATTGAGGCTTTAGATTCAAAGATAAATGCCTACATCACTACCTGCTTTGATGAGGCAATTGAGCAGGCAAAAGAGATAGACAAAAAAATAGCTAAAGGAGAAGAGATACATCTGTTGGCAGGTATCCCCGTGGCCATTAAAGATAATATCTGCACCAAAGGTATAAAAACTACCTGTGCCTCAAAAATCCTCCATAATTTCATCCCACCCTATGATGCCTTTGTCATTCAAAGATTAAAGGAGGCAGATGCCATCATCATCGGCAAAACCAATATGGATGAATTTGCCATGGGGTCTTCTACTGAAAATTCATGCTTTGGGACTACTAAAAATCCATGGAATTTAGAGACCGTACCAGGAGGTTCAAGTGGTGGTTCTGCGGCGGCTATTGCTTCAGATGAGACAATTTTAGCCTTAGGTTCTGATACTGGCGGTTCTATTCGTCAACCAGCGGCTTTGTGTGGCGTAGTAGGATTTAAACCTACCTACGGCAGGGTATCAAGATATGGATTAATTGCCTTTGCCTCCTCTTTAGACCAGATTGGACCAATCACCAAAGATGTTACTGATTGTGCCTTACTTCTTAATCTCATTTGCACCTACGACAAAAATGATTCTACATCTTCTCCCATTCCTGCACCAGATTATACTAAATCTTTAACCAATGATGTTTCGGGAATAAAGATTGGTATCCCTAATGAATACTTTAGAAAAGAGATAGATATTGAGGTTAAGGAAAGTATTGACAAAGCAATTAGATTGTTGGAAGGGTTAGGGGCAGAGGTGTTAGAAGAAGTATCCCTACCCCATACAGACTATTGTGTGGCAGTATATTATCTCATTGCCCCAGCAGAGGCGAGCTCTAACTTAGCTCGATATGATGGTGTCCAGTATGGACTCAGGGTTCCAGAAAAAGAGTTGATTGATATGTATGAGCAAACAAGAACACAAGGCTTTGGAAATGAGGTCAAAAGAAGAATTATGCTTGGCACCTATGCCTTATCTGCGGGATATCGTGATAAGTATTATTTAAAGGCACAAAAGGTAAGGACATTGATTAAGCAAGATTTTGAAGAGGTATTTAAAAGATGTGATGTTATAATTACCCCAACTTCACCGACACCTGCTTTTAAGATTGGCTCCAGGGTATCTGACCCTATTCAAATGTATTTATCAGATATTCTTACTATCTCGGCTAATTTAGCCGGTATCCCGGGGATATCTATTCCCTGTGGATGGGCACAGGAGGGATTACCTATTGGACTACAGATTTTAGCACCATTATTTGGAGAAGAGAAACTATTACAAGTAGCCTACACCTTTGAACAGAACACAGAGCATCATTTAAAAAAACCTCCTTTAAAAAAGGATTGA
- a CDS encoding glycosyltransferase: MKSFISIIIPVKNGEKTIKKCLDSLINLNYPNYEIIVINDNSNDKTQEILNSYRNLQVIKTQGIGPSGCRNLAAKQAKGEYLAFSDADCLVHPKWLIELLKGFDSEQIVGVGGSQQSPEDETEFGKTVQAFLKTVGFVADYIKKGTERIETKHNPTCNVIYKKEIFDKVGGFLEELWPGEDVEFDYRIKKLKKYKLKYNPQAIVYHYRPDNLSGFCKMMKRYGWAQGFLVRKYGVFRLIHYEPIFLLLSTLIGLWSIVSGLWSLVFILCLFFPLFYLLLKTKSIKKTLQFTRLLVMTIIYWNLGFMSGLISASRSGGL, encoded by the coding sequence ATGAAATCATTTATCTCAATAATAATTCCAGTCAAAAATGGTGAAAAGACAATCAAAAAATGTCTTGATTCCCTGATAAATCTAAATTACCCCAATTATGAAATCATTGTTATAAATGATAATTCAAACGACAAAACTCAAGAGATACTCAATTCGTATAGAAATCTCCAGGTGATAAAAACTCAAGGTATAGGACCATCTGGTTGCCGAAATTTAGCCGCAAAACAGGCAAAAGGAGAATACCTGGCATTTAGCGATGCAGATTGTCTGGTTCATCCAAAATGGCTCATAGAGTTATTGAAAGGATTTGATTCAGAACAAATAGTAGGTGTTGGCGGCAGTCAGCAATCACCCGAAGATGAAACAGAATTTGGGAAAACGGTGCAAGCGTTCTTGAAAACGGTTGGCTTTGTTGCCGATTATATTAAGAAAGGCACGGAAAGAATTGAAACTAAACACAATCCTACCTGTAATGTGATATATAAGAAAGAGATATTTGATAAAGTCGGTGGTTTTTTAGAGGAATTATGGCCTGGTGAGGATGTAGAATTTGATTATCGCATAAAGAAACTAAAAAAATATAAACTAAAATATAATCCACAGGCAATCGTTTATCACTATAGACCTGATAATTTATCTGGATTTTGTAAGATGATGAAGCGTTATGGCTGGGCACAGGGATTTCTGGTAAGAAAATATGGGGTTTTTAGATTGATACACTATGAGCCAATTTTTTTACTATTATCAACCTTGATTGGTCTTTGGTCTATAGTCTCTGGTCTCTGGTCTCTGGTCTTTATTCTTTGTTTGTTTTTCCCACTATTTTATCTTTTGCTGAAGACAAAATCGATAAAAAAAACATTACAATTTACCAGATTATTGGTTATGACTATTATCTATTGGAATTTAGGGTTTATGAGTGGATTAATTTCAGCCAGCAGGTCAGGAGGTCTTTAA